TTGCGGATCAAGCATCTGATCATGATCCTGTACTTGTCCAAGTTGATTTGGCTAAGGCAGCCGATGCGACGTTGTCAACCGATACTACAACACCAGACACACCAGCAAAGGGTGATGACACTGCTAACTCAAATACGGATGCCACAATACCAGACACGACCACAAAAACGGATGCCGATGCAAATGTTTTCTCAGCGTTTGACAAAATCGTGGCCGGTTTGAACGATAAGATTGATGCATTGAGCAAGCAAGTTACGAGTTTGACTGACAAACTTGTGGGTTACTTCAAACAACCCCAAGCGCCAAAGAAAACACCCGCACCTAAGCCTGCTCCAACGGCGAAAACACCAACTAAGAAGGTCGTTAAGCCAAGCGTCAAGAAAGTGGTTGCTAAGCGAAACACCAAGAAAATTGCCGGTGTTACAACTAAGGGCGCAAAAGTCACGGTATACAGTGCGCAAGGCAAGAAATTGGCAACAACGAAAGCCAATACCAAGGGCAAGTTCACGCTTAAATTGAAGCACAAGATTACGAAGAAGGCTAAATTTAAATTGGTTATCAAGAACACCAAAGCAAACGGTGCGTTGACATTAACCAAAGCGATTAGGGCTACTAAGTAATAAGTATTCTGTGACAGTATTTGTTTGGAATATGGGAATTAATGCTCTATTTCGTCTGACATGGGATTGAATAAAATTGGCCACTGCGTGCCAGTAAATTACTTGGCGCACCACGCTGGAAGCGGCCTCCCAAGCCAAAGTGCGGTCTTGAGAGGTTCGGACAAGCTGGGCTTCTAAGGAATAAATTCCTAAGAAGCCTCATCTTATCCTCAGCGGCGACATGTGTTGCACACATCTCACCCCAGTCGCGTGGTAAAGTCTGCGCCCGCCAAGTAATTTACCGCCACTTCGTTAGTTAGGTATAATACTCAAACTAGCGAAAACCGTTTTAAATCACAGACCTCAGTAGTATGGAAAAAACACTGACAATAGAACCTGAGTAATTCGATGATTGCAATGATAATCGCATGCTTAAAATTAAAGCCACTTCCTATATAACGGGAGGTGGCTTTTTTTCTTGCGTAGTGGGAATCGACCTGAGACACATATTTAAATTCCACGCTAGAAAAATTTTAGCCAAATAAACCTGATTTCTCCTCAAGTATCATAAGGTTGAAATCAGGTTTATTTGCTAATTATAGATATTTATTCAAAAGTTCAGCCATCCGTTTAACGGCGGGTTCAATTTTTTCGAGTGGCACATTTGAAAAGTTCAAACGCGCCGTATTCATTGAAATTGAAGTGGCAAATTGTGGCTGACCAGGGACATAGACGATGTTAGCTTCCGGCATTAAAATTTCTTTGAGGAATTTTAATAGGTTAACATTTTGGGGTGCTTGCAACCATAGGAAGAAGCCGCCATCTGGCTTGGTAAAAGTAACTGTTGCGGGCAAGTATTCGTGCAGTGCATTAATCATCGCATCGCGTTTGGCAGCGTAGATGGGCTTCATTCGGTTGATGTGATCGTCGATGCTGTTTTCGTTTAAGAACGTCGCCAAGGCTTCCAAAGTCATGTTAGGTGATTGCACATCAGCGGATGACTTGAGCCCAGCAAGTTCAGTGATAAGCTCAGGGGCAGCTTGAATGTAACCGACCCGCAGACCAGGTGACAAAATCTTTGAAAAGCTTGAAACGTAGAGCACACGACCATCGGTATCAAAACTTTGGATGGTTGGTAAATCTTCGCCAGAGTAACGCAAATCACGATAAGGTGAATCTTCCAAAATGTAGAAGTCGTATTCGCGAGCTAATTGTGCTAAACGTTGTCGCTTCAAGACACTCAAAGTCACGCCGGTTGGATTTTGAAAATCAGGAATCACATACATTAAGCGAATGCGGTTAGCACCACGATGTGATTTTAATTGTTGTTCAAGATAAGCAACATCAAGACCATCAGTTTCCAATGGAATTTCAAAATAAGTTGGTTCGTAAGTATTGAATGCTGAAATAGCGCCCATGTATGTTGGTGCTTCGACGCCTAAACCGCTATGTTTGTTTAAAAATAAGCGCGCAATCAAATCAATCGCCTGTTGACCACCTTGAGTAATCAAGATTTCATCAGTTGATGTTTGGACGTTTGTTCGAGCGAGGTGGCGTTGTGCTAAAATAGAACGTAAATCAATTGGGCCTTTGGCATCGGTATATTGGTAAATGCCAGGGGCGCCAGCTTGAATGGCCTTAGTAAATGAATCTTGTAAAGCTTGCGCAGGGAATAAAGTTTGGTCAGGATAACCACCTGCAAAAGAAATGTTTTTAGGATCTGAACTGGCAATGAAGAGTTCAGCGAGCATCGAACTGTCAGTGGCAGCGATACGATCAGCGTATTCGGATTGTTTCATTTTATATTATCACACTGCTTTCTTTAATATTTTATTAATGTTACGTTTTATATTAGGCAAAGGGTGTGAATTCGTGATGTTTATTATGTGAAGGAATTGTGAAAATGCAATAATCTAATGAAATTGTTGTTAGCAGCACGATTTTAGATTGGCGTACATAGTTGAAAGGACAAAAAATGGATAATTATAGTAATTTATTTATTAAATATTTGACGATTGAACGTCAATATTCGCCCCAGACAATCAAAGCATATGAAGAAGATATCAAATTATTTCGCGAATATTTAGACGGTGAACAAATTATCCTTGATTGGAATAAGTTGGACCCAATGACGGTTCGCGGTTGGTTAAGCAATATGTTTGATCGCAAGTTAGAGCGGACGACGATTAATCGCAAGTTGAGTTCGTTGCGCAGCTTTTATCAGTTCCTCTTGAATAATGAGATGGTTCGTGACAATCCGTTCGCGGATATTCAGATTAAGCCCCACAATAATCATTTACCCCATTATTTTCGACAAAAAGAATTGAATGTGTTATTTGAAACCGTTTATGCAGAGGACGCTAAATTAAAATTGCGCGATATTGCGTTGTTGGAATTGTTGTATGGCACGGGGATGCGGGTATCTGAAGTGGCCACGTTAACGCTTAGTCAGCTTGATTTTTCGCGTGAGACCGTCCACGTCATCGGTAAAGGGGGCAAAGAACGATTTGTGCCTCTTGGTAGTTACGCAATTAAAGCGTTAAATGTGTATCTCGACCAACTCCGGCCAGAGCTGATGGCGCACTTTCACCAAGTGCATGATTATGTCTTCATCAATCATTTAGGCAAGCCGGTAACGTCAACCGGGATTGAATATATTTTAAAACAATTAATGAAGAAAACGGGACTGTCCAATGAAATCCATCCCCACATGCTGCGGCATACATTCGCAACGGATTTATTGAATAACGGGGCTGACTTGCGCACGGTACAAGAATTGTTAGGTCACACTAACGTTAGTACGACGCAGATTTATACGCACGTTAGCCGTGAACAGCTCCAAGAAAACTACCGTAAATACTTCAATCGCGCCACGCCTGAGGATGAATAATATCCAGACTTCATATTGCCTTTTTGTTCCACTCCCTTTTTATTATGGTAAAATAGTAATTATGAAAACGCTTTTATAAAGTATAAGGGGTCCTAAATATAATGACTGTAAAACTTGAAAATGAACATTTAGTTGTCGAAATCCATGAGCATGGTGCTGAATTACGGAGTGTCTACAACAAAGAACACCAAATTGAATATATTTGGCAAGGTGACCCGAAGTATTGGGGGCGGCACGCACCAGTTTTATTCCCAATCGTTGGCCGCTTACAAGATAATCAATACACTTTTAATGATCAAACCTACTATTTAAATCAACATGGTTTTGCGCGTGACTTGAACTTTATTGTCGTGGCACAAACACCAACTACCGCCACATTTGAATTACGTGATAATCCACTAACCAAGTCATTGTATCCATTTAGTTTTATTTTGCAATTACGCTACACGCTGACGGATGATGATCGGTTGAGTATTGAATATTATGTGAGTAACGCTGAAAATGACCCAATTTATTTCCAAATTGGTGGTCACCCCGCATTTAACGTGCCAATGGACACAACTTCAAAATTTTCAGATTATTACGTGAATGTAGATCCAGTCAAAAAGTATGATCGCATCAATCTGATTGGACCATACTCAGATCCAAAGCATCCAAGTGAATTTGATGCCCACATTCCTTTACGCTTGCGTTATGACGATTACAAAGACGATGCGATTATTTTAGGCTTAGAAAAAGAAACGACATCATTAGTCTTAGCGACATTGTTTGAATCGCATGGGGTAACGATGGAACTTGAAAATGCCGATTATGTTGGGATTTGGACGCCGTATGGTAAGAACGCGCCGTTTGTATGCCTTGAACCTTGGTGGGGCTTGGCGGACACGATTGACGCAGACGGTGATTTGACCCACAAATTTGCAATCAATAAATTGGATGGTCAGTCTGATTTTTCAGGAAAGTGGAGCTTAACTTTCTTCTAAAATTGATACAAAAACCCAATGGGCGTATGCTATACTAACTTAATCAGATTGATTTGAAAGTTGGTATTAACCATTGGAAATTGCATTTTTATTCGTGTTGAGCTATTTTTTGGGGGCGTGCCCATTTGGCTATTGGATTGGCAAAATATTCTACCACGAAGATATTCGGACGGCGGGCTCAGGTAATATTGGTACAACCAATACCTTTCGCGTGCTCGGTGTAAAAGCTGGTTCAGCAGTGATGGTGCTTGATGTCTTGAAAGGGACCTTAGCGGCGAGCTTGCCACATATCTTTGGTATTAGCATGGGAATCTGGACTAATCCGTTTATTATTGGTTTAGCGGCGATTATTGGTCACATGTTTAGTATCTGGATTGGTTTCAAGGGTGGTAAAGCCGTCGCCACAACGGCCGGGGTTTTGCTTGCGTATGATCCGCATGTGTTTGTGCTTGCAGTCATTGTGTTTGCTGGGTTTATTTTCTTAACCAGTATGGTGAGTGTCGGTTCAATCGTGGCTTTCTTGGCAGTTGACGCCTATTCGTTGTTTAATCACGATTGGTTTTTGTTCACGATTGCGGCGGTTTTGACGGTTTTTATTATCTATAAGCACCGAACGAATATTGTGCGTATCATCCACGGCAATGAAAACCAGACACCTTTTGGGTTGGTTTACTGGTTACGTAAAAATAAATAATATTAAAAACGGCGTTGCTAAGTTCAAATGAACTTGGCAACGCCGTTTTCGATTTACAATAGGTTATTTGATGTATTTAACATCTTCGCTTTCAGCCCATGGTTCAGCTTGGTTGATGTGATCGTAATAGAGCACACCGTGCAAGTGATCCATTTCGTGTTGGAAAACAATGGCTGGATAATCTTTCAAGCGTAACTTTACCGTTTCGCCATCAAGGTTTTGGTAACGGACGGTGATGCGATCGTGGCGGGGAACAAAACCAGCCACGTCTTCATCAACAGAAAGACAGCCTTCACCCATGTCAAGCGCACCATCTTGGACTGAGTGGGAAATGATAACGGGGTTTGAAATCACACCTTTGAATAAAGGTTCATCGTCTTCAAATTCACCAGGTACCAAGATTGCAGCCATACGCTTTGATTCGCCGACTTGTGGGGCAGCTAAACCTACACCGGGACGTAACTTGTATTTTTCATTTTCAGTTTCGTCTTGGCTGATGACTAAGTATTCCATCATGTCATCGGCTAACTTGCGGTCTTCAGCAGACAGGGGGAATTGAACGTCAGCAGCTTCCTGACGTAACACGGGGTCGCCATCGCGAGTAATGTCTTTCATTAAATACATAATTTCTGCTCCTTCATTTAGTGTGTCGCCACTGCATGTGGTTGGCGCACACAATTTCAAAATCTTCTTCAAATCATTTTACCGTTAAATATTAGTTAGCGCAAACAATTCTATTTTTGCGAGAAGTTCTCACATTTTTCACAAATTAAAGGTACAATTATAGTTGGAATGAAACCGTTTACATTAGTTATTAATTCACAAACTATAGCTGAGTAAACAATTTTAGAGAACAGGAAGGATATTTGTTATGACTGAAACAAATTTTGTTACGGATGGTATGCAAAACACAGACGCGAGTGAAAACCGCAGTAGTTTTGTCGACTTTGCTGCAATTAAAGATGAAATGATGTCTAATCAGACACCCCTACAAGTGCTTGATGGTCACGGTAAGATTGTCAATCAAGCGGTGTTTGACCAATATAGTGATACTGAATTGGTAGACATGTTGAAATTAATGGTTTGGGAACGGACTTTGCACCAACGCTCGAATGCATTAACGCGCCAAGGTCGTTTGGGTTTTTATGCACCAACCGAAGGGCAAGAAGCTAGTGAAATGGGGGCACAATTAGCCTTCAAAGCAACTGACTTCTTACTACCAGCTTATCGTGATATCCCACAACTAATTCAACACGGCTTGCCAACTTGGAAGGCTTTTTTATGGTCGCGTGGACATGTTCTTGGTAACGATTACGAAGAAGAACACTTAGCGGCAATGCCACCACAAATCATTATTGGTGCGCAATATATCCAAGCGGCAGGAGTTGCATTAGGAATCAAAAAAAATAAAACCGAAGATATGGTTGCTTACACGTTTACTGGTGATGGCGGGACTTCGCAAGGTGATTTCTATGAAGGAATTAACTTTGCTGGTGCGTACCAAGTGCCAGCGGTGTTTATTATCCAAAATAACGGCTATGCCATTTCGACACCACGACATGTGCAAACGGCCGCAGTGACGTTGGCGCAAAAAGGGATGGCCGCAGGGATTCCGTTTGTCCAAGTTGATGGAATGGACATCTTGGCAGTGCGTGAGGCTGCTAAGGCTGCCCGTGAATATGCCGCTGCCGGTAATGGTCCAGTTTTAATTGAAACGTTGACGTTCCGTTTTGGCCCCCACACGAATGCTGGGGATGATCCAAAACGTTATCGGACACCTGAAGAAGAACAACCATGGTTTGACAATGATCCCTTAATTCGCTTACGCAAGGTGTTGACGGAGAAGGGCGTGTGGTCTGAAGAGATTGAAAATGCCTACATTGATGATGTTAAAGCAGAGATTAAGGCCGCAGTCGCTCAAGCAGATGCAGCACCAAAACAAAAAATTTCAGACTTTTTGAAGAATGTTTTTGAAGAACCAACTCCCGATATTGTTGAACAAATCGCAATCTTTGAAGCAAAGGAGGCTAAGTAATTATGGCTACGATGACATTTATCCAAGCAATTACTGATGCACTAAACACACAACTTAAAAATGATGACAAGACGTTGATTTTTGGCGAAGACGTTGGTAAAAACGGTGGGGTTTTCCGGGCGACGGATGGCTTACAAGCTGAATACGGCAAAGACCGTGTGTTTGATACTCCTTTGGCGGAATCTGGAATTTTAGGTTTGTCAATGGGATTAGCTTTACAAGGGTTCCGCCCAATTCCAGAAATTCAATTCATCGGCTTTATTTTTGAAGCAATGGATTCAATCGCCGGTCAGATGGCACGGACACGTTACCGGATGAACGGTAAGGTGGGCTTACCAATCACGATTCGCTCGCCATTTGGTGGTGGGACGCACACGCCAGAAATGCACGCCGATTCATTGGAAGGTATGATTGCGTCGGTGCCAGGTCTGCGCGTGGTCACACCATCTAATCCATACGATGCTAAGGGATTATTAATTTCCGCAATTAAAAATAATGACCCAGTCTTCTTCCTAGAAAATTTGAAATTGTATCGTTCATTGAAAGCAGATGTGCCAGAAGGTGAATATACGGTACCGTTAGACAAGGCGAACGTTGTCCGTGAAGGTAGTGACGTGACCGTTATCGCATACTCGGCAGAAGTTAATGAAAGTTTGAAAGTTGCGGAAAAACTCGCAAAAGAGGGCATCTCGGTCGAAGTGGTTGATTTACGTTCACTAGCACCGATTGATTCAGCAACACTTGTGCAGTCAGTTAGCAAGACCCACCGGGCTGTGGTGGTTCAAGAAGCCCAACGGATGGCTGGGGTGGCGGCCAAGGTCGTATCTGAAATTTCAGAAAAAGCCATTTTGTCACTTGATGCACCGATTGGTCGGGTTTCAGCACCAGATACGGTTTATCCATTTGGCTTAGCTGAAGACGACTGGCTTCCAGCGGCAGCAGATATTGAAGCAAAAGTTCGCGAAACTTTAGAATTTAATTAGGAGGTCAGTTATGGCATTTGAATTTAAACTCCCAGAACTTGGTGAAGGCATGCATGAAGGTGAAATTGCTTCATGGCTGGTCAAAGTTGGTGATCATGTTGAAGAAGACGATGGTTTAGTCGAAATTCAAAATGATAAATCAGTCGAAGAACTGCCATCGCCAGTAACGGGTACAATCAAAGAAATTAAACTTGCTGAGGGGTCAACTGCGACTATCGGTGACGTCTTAGTTGTGATTGATGACGGTTCCGTAGATGTACCAGCAGAATCACCGGCACCGGCAGCTGTACCAGATGAAGCCCCCGTGGCAGTGACACCAGCAACACCAACCGACTCAGTGCCAACTGTTGCCACTGAAAGCGTAACGGTCGCACAACCTGGTGACGTGATCCTTGCGATGCCGTCAGTACGCCATTATGCGCGCCAACAAGGTGTTAATTTGGCACAAGTTACGGCAACGGGAAAACATGGACAAATCTTGAAAGCGGATGTTGATGCCACAATTAACGGTGCAACACCAGCTCCGATTGTGACCGCAGAAGCTAGTGCGCCCGTGGAAGCTGCAGTGACACCAGCGCCAGTGCAGCCATATGTCGCAGCAATGCCGGAACTCGAAACGCGCGAACCAATGTCGTTGACACGTAAGGCAATTGCCAAAGCGATGGTGACATCTAAACACACTGCGCCACACGTAACGTTATTTGATGAAGTCGAAGTAAGTGCGTTGATGGCTAACCGTAAGAAGTACAAAGCGATTGCGGCCGAGCGTGATATCAAATTAACATTCTTACCATATGTTGCGAAAGTTTTAACTGCAGTCTTGAAAGAATATCCAGTTTTCAATGCTTCAATTGATGATGCAACGCAAGAGATTATTACAAAGCATTACTACAATATTGGCATTGCTACCGATACTGACCATGGTCTGTACGTGCCAAACATTAAGGACGCCAATACTAAGGGCTTGTTTACGATTGCTCAAGAAATTAGTGCAAATACGGTTAAAGCACAGGATGGTAAGTTGAGTGGCGCCGATATGAAGGGTGGCTCAATCACAATCACTAACATTGGCTCAATTGGTGGTGGTTGGTTTACACCAGTAATCAACTATCCAGAAGTTGCCATTTTGGGTGTTGGTAAGATTGCGCCAGAACCATATGTGAATGCGGATGGTGAATTGGCAGTTGGTCAAATGATGAAGTTATCATTGAGTTTTGATCACCGTTTAATTGATGGTGCCACAGCACAACGGGCAATGAATCTGTTGAAGAGCTTATTGCACGATCCAGAAATGTTGATGATGGAGGGCTAAAAAATGGTTGTAGGAGATTTTGCTGAAGAACGCGAAACAATTGTGGTTGGTTCTGGCCCTGGTGGTTATGTAGCGGCAATTCACGCGGCTGAACTTGGTCAGAAAGTGATGATTGTTGAACGCGATGAAATCGGTGGCGTCTGTTTGAACGTGGGCTGTATTCCATCAAAGGCGTTGATTAACGCGGGACATCGCTACCAAGCAATGCAAGCTGATCAATTTGGGATTACAAGTACCGGCGCAACATTGGATTTCACTAAGACCCAAGCGTGGAAAGACAATGAAGTCGTTAAACGCTTGACTAGTGGTGTTGAAATGCTCTTAAAAAAGCACAAAATTGAAATTGTGAAGGGCGAAGTGTATTTGCATGATAACCATAAACTTCGGGTGATGAGTGAAACGAGTGACTCGGCAGCCCAAAGTTATCAATTTGATAATTTGATTTTAGCGACGGGTTCACGGCCGATTGAAATTCCCAACTTTAAATTTGCCGGTCGAGTTGTTGATTCAACTGGGGGCTTGAATTTAAAGGAAGTGCCCAAGGAATTAGTTGTGATCGGTGGGGGCTATATTGGTGCGGAATTAGCGGGTGCCTACGCTAATCTTGGTGCGCACGTCACAATTCTTGAAGGAACCCCATCAATTTTGCCAAACTTTGAAAAAGACATGGTGGAATTAGTGCTGAAGAGCCTGAAAGAAAAAGGCGTTGCAGTGATTACGGGTGCCATGGCGCAAAAATCAGAACAAACTGATCATGATGTGACCGTAACTTACAAGGTTGGTGATGATGAACACACAATCACGGCTGATTATTGCATGGTCACAGTTGGTCGGCGCCCAAACACCGATGAAATGGGTTTGGAATATACCGATGTTGTCATTGGGCAACGGGGATTGATTGAAGTTGATCAACAAGGACGGACCGCAGCGCCAAATATTTTCGCTATCGGTGATATTGTGGCCGGGGCGGCCTTGGCGCACAAGTCATCATTTGAAGGAAAGGTTGCTGCAGAAGCAATTAGTGGTGATGCAAGTGCTGCCGTTGACTATCTTGGAATGCCGGCGGTTTGCTACACAGATCCTGAATTAGCAACAGTGGGAATTACTAAAGCTGAAGCAACTGAAAAAGGGCTGCACGTCAAAGCCAGCAAGTTTCCGTTTGCGGCTAATGGTCGGGCGATTACCTTAGCCGAAACGGATGGTTTTGTGCGGTTAGTATCAACTGATGATGGTACGTTAGTTGGGGCACAAGTTGCGGGCCCCGGCGCCTCGGATTTAATTGCTGAATTAACGTTAGCGGTGAACAGTGGCATGAATGTTGAAGATATCGCATTGACAATTCACGCGCACCCAACCTTAGCGGAAGCAACAATGGAAGCTGCTGATATTGCTTTGGGGATGCCAACAAATATTTAACAGTGAAAAGTCGGTTGATACCGACTTTTTTGTTATGCTATAGGTATAAAATAAATTATGTGAGGTGAAAGTCATATGAGTGAAGCAGACCATTTTGCCCAACTTACGCCGCTTGAAAAAGACATGAAACGAATTGGTGACAGTTTACCGGGTGCGCATGTTCGTTGGCGCATTGATTGGGAATGTTGGTATTTTGATTTAGATGGAAAAATGTTTGGCCTGATGCACGATAGCTTGCTGACATTGAAAGGTGATCCGCAACAAAATGAAATCATGCGCGAAGAGTTTGCATTTGTGATTGCTGGATATCACGTTAATAAAACGCACTGGAATTCAATTCGCTTAACAGAGTCGACTTTCACGATTGCGGGTTACGAGAAATTAATTAAGGCATCATATGATTTGGTAATGGCGGGCTTTAGCCACAAAAAGCAGTTAGCAATTCAGTTTAAAGCCAGTGGCAGTGAACTGGAATCAAAATAATGTAATTTTTAGGTGGAGCGGCATTTAATTAACATATTTGGTTAACAATGCGGCAATGAATAATATCGACTGTTGACAATTTCGTGAATGGAAACTATCATTGACTTCTAATCAATTAGTTGATGAAGAAAGAATGTTACTGGCAACAGCCAATTTCAGAGAGTTCGCGTAGGTGAGATGCGGGCATTGGTGGTCAGGAATAGGTACTTTTGGAGACGAACGAGTAGGACTGTAATTAAGTTGCTCAGTTTACTGAGAAATAGGGTGGAACCGCGTTAAATAACGTCCCTATGTCAAATTTAATTTGGCATGGGGACTTTTTGTGTCCTCATGCATCGAGGTGAAAATCATGGAAAAAGATACACAACGTGAGTTATCGCGCGCACTAAAGCCCCGGCACATTCAGATGATTGCGATTGGTGGTGCTATTGGAACCGGATTATTCTTAGGTTCTGGGACGGCAATTAAGCAGGCTGGTCCATCAATCATTTTGGCCTACATTATCACCGGGATTTTCTGTTTCTTGATGATGCGCGCAATCGGGGAGTTATTACTCTCAAATACTAAACTAC
This is a stretch of genomic DNA from Periweissella cryptocerci. It encodes these proteins:
- the pdhA gene encoding pyruvate dehydrogenase (acetyl-transferring) E1 component subunit alpha translates to MQNTDASENRSSFVDFAAIKDEMMSNQTPLQVLDGHGKIVNQAVFDQYSDTELVDMLKLMVWERTLHQRSNALTRQGRLGFYAPTEGQEASEMGAQLAFKATDFLLPAYRDIPQLIQHGLPTWKAFLWSRGHVLGNDYEEEHLAAMPPQIIIGAQYIQAAGVALGIKKNKTEDMVAYTFTGDGGTSQGDFYEGINFAGAYQVPAVFIIQNNGYAISTPRHVQTAAVTLAQKGMAAGIPFVQVDGMDILAVREAAKAAREYAAAGNGPVLIETLTFRFGPHTNAGDDPKRYRTPEEEQPWFDNDPLIRLRKVLTEKGVWSEEIENAYIDDVKAEIKAAVAQADAAPKQKISDFLKNVFEEPTPDIVEQIAIFEAKEAK
- a CDS encoding PLP-dependent aminotransferase family protein, with the translated sequence MKQSEYADRIAATDSSMLAELFIASSDPKNISFAGGYPDQTLFPAQALQDSFTKAIQAGAPGIYQYTDAKGPIDLRSILAQRHLARTNVQTSTDEILITQGGQQAIDLIARLFLNKHSGLGVEAPTYMGAISAFNTYEPTYFEIPLETDGLDVAYLEQQLKSHRGANRIRLMYVIPDFQNPTGVTLSVLKRQRLAQLAREYDFYILEDSPYRDLRYSGEDLPTIQSFDTDGRVLYVSSFSKILSPGLRVGYIQAAPELITELAGLKSSADVQSPNMTLEALATFLNENSIDDHINRMKPIYAAKRDAMINALHEYLPATVTFTKPDGGFFLWLQAPQNVNLLKFLKEILMPEANIVYVPGQPQFATSISMNTARLNFSNVPLEKIEPAVKRMAELLNKYL
- a CDS encoding alpha-ketoacid dehydrogenase subunit beta, encoding MATMTFIQAITDALNTQLKNDDKTLIFGEDVGKNGGVFRATDGLQAEYGKDRVFDTPLAESGILGLSMGLALQGFRPIPEIQFIGFIFEAMDSIAGQMARTRYRMNGKVGLPITIRSPFGGGTHTPEMHADSLEGMIASVPGLRVVTPSNPYDAKGLLISAIKNNDPVFFLENLKLYRSLKADVPEGEYTVPLDKANVVREGSDVTVIAYSAEVNESLKVAEKLAKEGISVEVVDLRSLAPIDSATLVQSVSKTHRAVVVQEAQRMAGVAAKVVSEISEKAILSLDAPIGRVSAPDTVYPFGLAEDDWLPAAADIEAKVRETLEFN
- the lpdA gene encoding dihydrolipoyl dehydrogenase produces the protein MVVGDFAEERETIVVGSGPGGYVAAIHAAELGQKVMIVERDEIGGVCLNVGCIPSKALINAGHRYQAMQADQFGITSTGATLDFTKTQAWKDNEVVKRLTSGVEMLLKKHKIEIVKGEVYLHDNHKLRVMSETSDSAAQSYQFDNLILATGSRPIEIPNFKFAGRVVDSTGGLNLKEVPKELVVIGGGYIGAELAGAYANLGAHVTILEGTPSILPNFEKDMVELVLKSLKEKGVAVITGAMAQKSEQTDHDVTVTYKVGDDEHTITADYCMVTVGRRPNTDEMGLEYTDVVIGQRGLIEVDQQGRTAAPNIFAIGDIVAGAALAHKSSFEGKVAAEAISGDASAAVDYLGMPAVCYTDPELATVGITKAEATEKGLHVKASKFPFAANGRAITLAETDGFVRLVSTDDGTLVGAQVAGPGASDLIAELTLAVNSGMNVEDIALTIHAHPTLAEATMEAADIALGMPTNI
- the plsY gene encoding glycerol-3-phosphate 1-O-acyltransferase PlsY codes for the protein MEIAFLFVLSYFLGACPFGYWIGKIFYHEDIRTAGSGNIGTTNTFRVLGVKAGSAVMVLDVLKGTLAASLPHIFGISMGIWTNPFIIGLAAIIGHMFSIWIGFKGGKAVATTAGVLLAYDPHVFVLAVIVFAGFIFLTSMVSVGSIVAFLAVDAYSLFNHDWFLFTIAAVLTVFIIYKHRTNIVRIIHGNENQTPFGLVYWLRKNK
- the xerC gene encoding tyrosine recombinase XerC, which codes for MDNYSNLFIKYLTIERQYSPQTIKAYEEDIKLFREYLDGEQIILDWNKLDPMTVRGWLSNMFDRKLERTTINRKLSSLRSFYQFLLNNEMVRDNPFADIQIKPHNNHLPHYFRQKELNVLFETVYAEDAKLKLRDIALLELLYGTGMRVSEVATLTLSQLDFSRETVHVIGKGGKERFVPLGSYAIKALNVYLDQLRPELMAHFHQVHDYVFINHLGKPVTSTGIEYILKQLMKKTGLSNEIHPHMLRHTFATDLLNNGADLRTVQELLGHTNVSTTQIYTHVSREQLQENYRKYFNRATPEDE
- a CDS encoding aldose 1-epimerase family protein, coding for MTVKLENEHLVVEIHEHGAELRSVYNKEHQIEYIWQGDPKYWGRHAPVLFPIVGRLQDNQYTFNDQTYYLNQHGFARDLNFIVVAQTPTTATFELRDNPLTKSLYPFSFILQLRYTLTDDDRLSIEYYVSNAENDPIYFQIGGHPAFNVPMDTTSKFSDYYVNVDPVKKYDRINLIGPYSDPKHPSEFDAHIPLRLRYDDYKDDAIILGLEKETTSLVLATLFESHGVTMELENADYVGIWTPYGKNAPFVCLEPWWGLADTIDADGDLTHKFAINKLDGQSDFSGKWSLTFF
- a CDS encoding MmcQ/YjbR family DNA-binding protein; protein product: MSEADHFAQLTPLEKDMKRIGDSLPGAHVRWRIDWECWYFDLDGKMFGLMHDSLLTLKGDPQQNEIMREEFAFVIAGYHVNKTHWNSIRLTESTFTIAGYEKLIKASYDLVMAGFSHKKQLAIQFKASGSELESK
- the def gene encoding peptide deformylase, coding for MYLMKDITRDGDPVLRQEAADVQFPLSAEDRKLADDMMEYLVISQDETENEKYKLRPGVGLAAPQVGESKRMAAILVPGEFEDDEPLFKGVISNPVIISHSVQDGALDMGEGCLSVDEDVAGFVPRHDRITVRYQNLDGETVKLRLKDYPAIVFQHEMDHLHGVLYYDHINQAEPWAESEDVKYIK
- a CDS encoding 2-oxo acid dehydrogenase subunit E2, which codes for MAFEFKLPELGEGMHEGEIASWLVKVGDHVEEDDGLVEIQNDKSVEELPSPVTGTIKEIKLAEGSTATIGDVLVVIDDGSVDVPAESPAPAAVPDEAPVAVTPATPTDSVPTVATESVTVAQPGDVILAMPSVRHYARQQGVNLAQVTATGKHGQILKADVDATINGATPAPIVTAEASAPVEAAVTPAPVQPYVAAMPELETREPMSLTRKAIAKAMVTSKHTAPHVTLFDEVEVSALMANRKKYKAIAAERDIKLTFLPYVAKVLTAVLKEYPVFNASIDDATQEIITKHYYNIGIATDTDHGLYVPNIKDANTKGLFTIAQEISANTVKAQDGKLSGADMKGGSITITNIGSIGGGWFTPVINYPEVAILGVGKIAPEPYVNADGELAVGQMMKLSLSFDHRLIDGATAQRAMNLLKSLLHDPEMLMMEG